A stretch of DNA from Roseovarius sp. M141:
TGCGTTCCATGCGTCCTCCCAAACACATTCAAGTCTTGGCATACCCTAGAATGCGAAGCCGTTAGCAAGCAAGAACAAGTTCAGAAATATGAATTTGAGGTGACGTCAATCGGTCGTGCCGTCCTGCCGTTCCTGTATGCGTCGCGCGTGATAACGCTGAAAATCCTCATCGAAATCAGCGCCGTAACGTTTTTCATTTACCCATGTGAACATATCCAGCGTGGTGCCGGCCCCGAATGCGCCCGGCATCAGCGCAACCGCCGCACTCTGGGCCGTTGCGCCTGCCTCGACCTCTTCGGGCAGGAACAGAATCGACGGGGTGAACAGCAGGCCCCATTTGCGCGCCGCCTGCTTTTCGCTCAGCGTCTCGCCGTCGAAATCGGTCAGTTCGGTGTCGCCGTGCAGATTGACCTGCACGACAAAGAAATTGTCGCGGATGTAGCTGGCCACATTCGCGCGCGAGAAGACCTCCTCGTGCATCTTTGTGCAGTAAATGCAGCCGCGCTGCTCGACCATGACGACCAGTCGCTTGCCCTCGGCGTTTGCCTCGGCCAGATCCTCGGTCAGGTCCTTGAAGGTGTCGCGCATCCAGTCCTGCTTGTGCAGGCCGTCATCGCCTATCGTGGCAGCCATGACGAAGGCAGGCAGGAGGGTCAGGATGAGGGTGGCAAACAGGCGTTTCATGGCAAATTCTCCCTATATGTTCTGAAAGGCGGGGAAGGTTTCCAGCATCCACTGCGCGATGTAGTTGACGCTGTCGGTAGCGATCAGACCGGCAAACAGGATCATCAGCAGGCCCATCGCCTTTTCGACCTTGGGCAGATGGCGGCGGAACCTGGAGGCGAATTTCAGAAAGGGCCCGATGAACAGCGACGCCACGACAAAGGGCGCGGTCATCGCGACGCCAAAGACCAGCAGCAGGACCAACCCGCGCTGGGCGGTCGCCTCGGTGCTGGCGGTGAAAATAACCGCCGTCAGCACGCCGCCGACGCAGGGCGTCCACCCGGCAGCAAAGGCAAAGCCGACCACATAGGCACCCAAGACGGACATGTTCTGCGTATTTCCGGCGTCCATCTGAAAGGCCCGGTTCAGAAACCCGATCCGAAAGACGCCCAGAAAATGCAGGCCCATTACCAGCACCACCAGCGCGGCGAACAGACGGAATTCGGTCTGCATCCCGCGAAAGGTCTGGCTCAGCCCATAGGCGGCGGCGCCCAGCAGGACAAAGACGGTGATGATCCCCAGCGAGAACATGACAGACGCCAGAAACGCCCGCAGACGAACGCCCGGGGCCAGCGCGCCTTCGGCGCTGATTTCGGACATCGACGCGCCGGCCATGTAGCTCAGATAGAACGGCACGATCGGCAGGATGCAGGGCGAAAAGAACACGATCAGACCGCCCAGAAACGCGCCCATCAGGGAAACATCGAACATGGCAATTGCTCCGGCGCTTGTGCGGGTTACATATTCACGATATTCTATATTTTCTTGATCCGTCAATCGGAACTCCTATGAAGCGTTTGGCTCTGGTCCTCTTTCTGGGGTTCGTTCCCCCGTCGGCGACGGCGGCCGATCTTGTCATGGTCGAGCAAACGGGCTGTCACTGGTGTGCGCAGTGGAACGCCGAAATCGCGCATATCTATCCGAACACCGTCGAAGGCATGCGCGCGCCGCTGCGCCGTGTTGATTTGCGCGATCTGCCGGGGGACATCGAATTCATCTCGCGCCCGGTCTTTACACCGACCTTCGTGCTGGTCGAAAACGGGCAAGAACTGGGCCGGGTCGAAGGCTATGCCGGGCACGAATTCTTCTGGTTTTTGCTGGGCAAGCTGCTGGACGATAACGACGTGAAAGCAGCCAGCGCGCCCTGAGCCTGCTTGCATCTGCGACATTTCAGTAGAATTGCCATTCGGGTGCGCAGACGTTAATCAAGCCGGAAAAACACGGATTATCAGCCGAAATGTCATTGCCTGTCATCACGAACGACATGTCCGACGCCGAGATCGAGCGGATGATGCGAAACGCCCGCAACGCAGCGCAATTCCTCAAGGCGATCAGCCATGAAGGCCGCCTGATGATCCTGTGCCATCTGGCCACGGGCGAGAAATCGGTGACCGAGCTGGAAAGGCTGCTATCGTCGCGCCAGGCGGCGGTGTCGCAGCAATTGTCGCGGCTGCGCAGTGAAGGGCTGGTTTCCCCGCGCCGCGAGGGCAAGGCGATCTACTACAGTTTGACAGATCCGCGCGCCGTTCAGATACTCGATGTTGTCTACGATCTGTTCTGCAAGGACGGATAACCCGACGCCCGGTGACACCATCCCGGATGCGATGATGCTGGCCATCATCGGTCTGTGCGGTGCCTTTGCCGGTAGGCCTGTTCTTCGACGAAAGCATCGTTCCTAGCTGGAGTTCAGGTCGCGGTCATCGACGGCCTCTCGCATCCATTGTTGCAGCGCGTACACCGAGTGTTCAGAGTTCAGCCCGCAGGCCGGGTCCAGAACCAGCGGACCGGGCTTGTAGCCGCGGCTTTGCAGGCCGCGATACACGCTTTCGACCAGATGGATATCCTCTTCTACGGTGGTCGCGCGGTCCTGAATTGCCAGTCGGCGGATCACGTCGCTGTCTTCGCCGCGTGGTGTGAACCAGCCGCGCCAGACGGTGCATTGATCCACATCATGCGCGCGCCAGTGATAGGTGTTCAGCAGGTTGCCCGGATAGATCTGGAACGAAAACATCGGCCACAGGAACAGGCTGCGGTACTCGCCCGCATGGGGTTTGGACAGGTCGATATCGTAGGTCATTGCGTCCAGCGACTGGCATTGGGTCGTATGGCGCAGCACATGGCCCCGTTCTGAAGGCTGGATGTCATATGTCTCGGGTTTGATGACGCCGGTCGCAAAGGTCGGGTGATTCAGCGAGCAATGGTAGCATTCCGAGTAATTCTCGATCGAGACTTTCCAGTTGCACTGCTCGGGGATCTCGACCCATTCCAGTGGCTCCAGTGCGTCGATATCGGGCACATAGTCGCCCAGTTCGGCGCGCACGCCCGGATACCACTCCTCCATCGGCGCGGCGTCCTCGTCGAGATTGACAAAGATGAATCCATGCATGTTTTCGGTGCGCACCGGCGTCAGGGAAATTTCGCTGCGATCAAACCCAGGTACGGATTTGATATTGGGGCCGGCGCGCAATTCGCCCGTCATCTCGTAGGTCCACGCATGGTAGGGGCAGACCACGACCCGCGTGGTGCCCGCGCCGCTGACCAGCTGATGGGCGCGGTGCTGGCAGACGTTGTAGAATGTCCGCAGAACATCGTCGCGGCCCCGGATGCAGAACAGGCTTTCTCCGGCCAGGTCAAAGCTGAAATAGTCGCCCGCGCCCCGGACCTGGCTTTCATGGCCGGCAAATTGCCACGTGCGGGCCAGCAGGCCTTGGCGCTCGTTGGCGAAAATTGCGGGGTCGGTGTAATAGCGCGCCTCCAGCGAACGGGCCGGGGTGGGCGCGTCCTGAACCGTCATGAGTGCCAATCCTTATCCTCGACATAGATCCCCAAAGCCTGCCGCTGCGCGTGATAGGCATCGACCGAGGTAACGGCATCTTCACCAGCCTCGGCGATGATGAAGGCAATCAGAACCTCGAAAAACGCGCTGAGCGCAATTGTCGAGATGAAGAACTGCGGCGTGTCCGTCGGCACGACAAAGCGGTGCTGCGCGTCGACCATGATCGGACAGGCAAGGCTGTCGGAGATGGCGATGACCTGCACGCCCTGCGCACGTGCCACGGCGACCGCCTCGACGATCTCGCGGCGGTAGGGGCGAAAGGTCATGGCGATCAGGATGTCACGGCTGCCTGCGCGCGCGATGCCATCCACCGGCAGCGTGCCGCCTTGGGGCAGGGCGCGCACGCCGTCGATGGCCATTCCGGCGAGATAGGCAAAGTTCCGGGCGACGGCATTATTCACCCCGACCCCCAGCACATAACAGCGCCGCGCGGCGACGATGTCGCGGGCTGCGGCCTCGATCAGGTGATGGTCGGTCGCGGCGAACAGGCTCTCGATGTTGTCGATGGCCGATTCCGCGCTGGCGGCATAAAGCGCGCCCATCTCGCCGCGCTGCGCCAGCGATTGCAGCCAACGGGCGCGGTCGGGATAGGTTTCGCGGCCCTGCCGGATCTCGTCGCGGAACACTTCGCGAAACGCCTCGTAGCTGTCCATGCCAAGGGCGCGGGACAAACGTACCAGAGTGTTCGGCTTGACCTCTGCCTTGGTAGCAAGCTGGCGGATCGAGCAGACGCCGATCTCATAGGGGTTTTCCAGCAGGAAATCTGCAATTTTCCTTAGTTCAGGCGTCAGGTCCAAGCGCCCGGACTGAAGCGTTTCGAGAAGGTCGGCTGGCGTGGCGGGCGAGGGAACATTTGTTTTATTCATATTGACGATGCTACATTTGTCTTTTACGCTTGTCCATGCAAAACATTTGTTTCAAGGCGATCTTCGCATGGTTCCATCTCACGCCCGTGTGGTCATCATTGGCGGCGGCATCATGGGCTGCGGCCTTGCCTACCACCTTGCGCACGAGGGCTGGAGCGACGTGGTGCTGCTGGAGAAGGCCGAACTGACAAGCGGGTCCACGTGGCACGCGGCGGGGCAGATCACCCATTCGACCTCCAGCTTCGCCTTGGGCACATGCGTTGGCTACAACATCAATCTCTATTCCCGCGTGCTGGAGAAGGAGACCGGCCAATCCGTCACCTGGCATGGCTGTGGATCGCTGCGGCTGGCCTATACCGAGGACGAGGTGGACTGGCTGCATCAGACGATTTCGGTCGGCAAGGGTTTGGGGTTCCCGATGGGGTTGGTCGGGCCGGAACAGATCCGCGAACTGCATCCCTTCTATAATCTGGACGGCGTCAGGGCGGCCCTGCATACGCCCGACGATGGCCATGTCGATCCGGCGGGCGCGGCGCTTGCGCTGGCCAAGGGTGCGCGGCAACTCGGGGTGCGGATCATCCGCCAATGCCGCGCCATGAATGTGACGCAGGCCGCAAGCGGTGAATGGCTGGTCGAGACCGAAGCGGGCGGTATCACCTGTGAACATGTGGTCAACGCCGGCGGCACCTACGCGCGGCAGATGGCGCTGTGGTCCGGTTACGACCTGCCGGCAACGTCGATGACGCATCACTACCTGATCACCGATACCGTTCCGGAGTTTCAGGATCTGGACAAAGAACTGCCCGTCGTGCGCGATGACCGGCTGGTGTCGGGCTACATTAGAATGGAGCAGAAATCGGGCCTGATCGGCATCTACGAGAAGGCCAACCCCAACACCGTCTGGGAGGATCACTGCCCTTGGGACGCCGAGCACGAGCTGTTCGAGCCAGATTATGACCGCATCATGCCATGGCTGGAAAGCGCGATGGGCCGGATGCCTGTGCTGGCGGATCTGGGCATCAAACGCGCCGTGCATGGCGCGATCAGCCATCCGCCCGATGGCAATCCGCTGATCGGCCCGGCGCCCGGCCTGCGCAATTACTGGTGCTGCTGCGGCACGCAGATCGGCATCGGCTGGGGGCCGGGCCTGACCCGCGAGCTGGCCCGCTGGATGGTGCATGGCGCGTCCGACATCAACATGCGCGAATTCGATCCGCGCCGGTTCGGCCCCTATGCGGATCAGAAATTCCAGATCGCCAAGGCCAAGGAGGATTACCTTCTGCGCCACGAAATCCCCTTTCCGCATTTCAACCGGCTGGTCGGCCGCCCGGTGAAACCCTCGCCGCTCCACGACGCGCTCAAATCCGAGGGCGCGGTGTTTGAGGAAGTGTGCGGCCATGAGCGCCCGCGCTGGTTTGCGCCGGGCGGCACGGAGGCGCGCGACATCTACGGCTTTCGGCGCACCGCGCTGCACAACATCATCGGCGCCGAGGTGCGCGCCGTGCGCGAGCGGGCGGGGACCATGGATATATCTGCCTTCGCCAAGGTAGAGGTATCCGGCCCGGACGCGGCAGCCTTCCTTGATGCGCTGGTGCCCAACCGCCTGCCGTCCGGGCCGGGGCGCATCGCGCTGACCCATCTGCTGACCGAAAAAGGCCGGATCGAGCTGGAAATGACCATTGTCCGACTGACCGCAGACAGGTTCTATCTGGTCTGCGCTGCGTTTTTCGAGCGGCGGCTGCTGGACTACCTGACCTTTGCGCACCAAGGCGAGGGCATCACCATCATCAACCGCTCCGCCGACTGGGGCGCGTTCACGCTGAACGGGCCGCGCGCGCGCGAAATCCTGTCGGCCTGCACCGGCGCGGAGCTCACGAATGCCGGTTTCAAATGGATGACGGCGCAGGAGATCACTATCGCAGGCCATAAACTCTGGGCGTTCCGCATGTCCTATGCCGGTGAGCTGGGCTGGGAATTCCACGGCCCGCCTGACGCGATCCTCGGCGCGTTCCTGGCTGTGAAGGCGGCGGGCAAGGCGTATGGCGTCGCCAATTACGGATCCTTCGCGATGAATGCGATGCGGATGGAGAAGGGGTTCAAGGGCGCGGGCGAATTGACCAACGAAGTGACACTGCCCGAGGCCGATGTGATGCGGTTTGTGCGCATGGACAAGGCGTTTCGCGGCAAGGCCGCGACCGAGATCGCGCTGGCAAAACCGCTGCGCTGGATCTGCACATATCTGGAAGTCGACGGCGACGGGACATCCGACGGTAATGGCGGCGAGGCGGTACTGTCGAATGGCAGGCAGGTCGGCACCGTCAGTTCCATCGCCTACGGCCACGGCATCGGCAAACTACTTGCCTTTGCCTATGTGAAGGCAGATCACGCCGCGCCCGGCTCGGAACTGGAGGTTGTCATCATGGGCGCGCCGCGTAGGGCCACAATCCTGACGGCCCCGGCCCATGACGCCGAAAACCTGCGGCCCCGCGCCGATGCACAGGAGGCAGCAGCACAATGAGCGACACCATGAAAGCAAGGGTGCTGACCGGGCATGGGGGCTTGGACAAATATGACTGGCACGAGGATTGGCCGAAACCCGAACCGGGCCCGATGGAGGCGCCGATCCGCGTGGATGCCTTCGGGCTGAACAACACCGACGTCAACACGCGCTCGGGCTGGTATTCCAAGACCGTCAGCGAGGCGACCACCGGCGGCGCTTATGCGACAGTGGCCCAGGATGACCCGACAGGGGGCGGCGCACCGATCACCTTTCCGCGCATTCAGGGCGCCGATGCGGTGGGCGAAGTCGTCGCCGTGAGCGCGGGGGCGGCTCCCGCACTGATCGGCAGCCGCGTCATGATCAACGGCTGGCTGCGCGACTGGTCCGATCCGCAAAACATGGACAAGGCGACCTATTTCGGCTCGGAAATCGATGGTGGTTTTACAGTCTTCACCAAGACCGACGTGCGCAACATGGCGGTCGTGGCCTCCGATCTGAGCGATGCGAAACTGGCGACCTTCACGTGCTCCTACTCGACCGCAGAAGGCATGCTGTCGCGCGCGAATGTCACGGCCGCCGACACCGTTCTTGTGCCCGGCGCATCGGGCGGTGTGGGCGGTACGCTGGTCCATCTGGCCAAGCTGCGCGGCGCGCGAGTGATCGCCATGGCATCGGACGCGAAACATGGTGATGTGGCCACGCTTGGCCCTGATCACATCCTGCCGCGCGCGCGGCGCGGGAGGGCGACAAGGTGAGTGTCGTGGCCGATATCGTTGGCGGGCCGTATCGGTCGACGCTCGTGGACATATTGGAGCGCGGCGGGCGCTACACTTGCTCGGGGGCGATTGCGGGACCGATGGTGACGCCGGACCTGCGCCCCCTTTATCTGCGCGATCTGACCCTTACCGGTTCTACCGTCATCCCGCTTGATGTTTTTGACAGGCTTATGGGGTATATTGAAGGCGGTGAAATCAGGCCGGTCCTTGCCGCCACGTATCCGCTGTGCGACCTTCGCGAGGCGCAGCAGGCGTTCATCGACAAGCAGTACACCGGCAATATCGTGGTGCAGCCATGAGCGATGCTTTGGACAGGTTGGAGGCAGCGGTCGCTGATCTGGTTCTGGCGACGCCCGCCTTGCGCGAATTTGTCGACTGGCCCGATTGCCCCAACCGGCACGCGCTGGAGCCGCTTGCGATTCCAGCGATTCCCTTGATCGAGGGAATGACCGCTGCGGCGTCGCCCCGGACCGTGCACGTCGTTGATGCGGTCAAGGTAGCGGCCCCTCTGGCGCATTGGCAGCAGACCTATACCGTGGCTGAGGTCGGGCGCGATTTTTTGAACCGATATGGCTGGTTCGAGTTGCTCGGGCCGACCGGGCATTTCCGGTCCGTCAGCATGCGCGCCTATATCGCATGGTGGGGCGAGGGGCTTCATTATGCGATGCACCTGCATGAGGCCGAGGAGTTTTACTATATTCTCGCCGGGGCCGCCGAATTTCACGCCGAGGGGCAGCCTTCGGCCATACTCGGCTCTGAACACAACCGGCACCACGCGTCCAATCAACCCCATGCAATGGATACCCACGGCGCGCCGGTGCTGACACTGGTTCTGTGGCGCGGGGCCGGTCTTGGCGGTTCTGCGAGGATGGGCACGGAATGAAAATTACCCGCATCACTGTCTGGGCGCTGGATCTGCCGCTGACGCAGCC
This window harbors:
- a CDS encoding dimethylsulfonioproprionate lyase family protein is translated as MSDALDRLEAAVADLVLATPALREFVDWPDCPNRHALEPLAIPAIPLIEGMTAAASPRTVHVVDAVKVAAPLAHWQQTYTVAEVGRDFLNRYGWFELLGPTGHFRSVSMRAYIAWWGEGLHYAMHLHEAEEFYYILAGAAEFHAEGQPSAILGSEHNRHHASNQPHAMDTHGAPVLTLVLWRGAGLGGSARMGTE
- a CDS encoding helix-turn-helix transcriptional regulator; the encoded protein is MSLPVITNDMSDAEIERMMRNARNAAQFLKAISHEGRLMILCHLATGEKSVTELERLLSSRQAAVSQQLSRLRSEGLVSPRREGKAIYYSLTDPRAVQILDVVYDLFCKDG
- a CDS encoding aromatic ring-hydroxylating dioxygenase subunit alpha; this translates as MTVQDAPTPARSLEARYYTDPAIFANERQGLLARTWQFAGHESQVRGAGDYFSFDLAGESLFCIRGRDDVLRTFYNVCQHRAHQLVSGAGTTRVVVCPYHAWTYEMTGELRAGPNIKSVPGFDRSEISLTPVRTENMHGFIFVNLDEDAAPMEEWYPGVRAELGDYVPDIDALEPLEWVEIPEQCNWKVSIENYSECYHCSLNHPTFATGVIKPETYDIQPSERGHVLRHTTQCQSLDAMTYDIDLSKPHAGEYRSLFLWPMFSFQIYPGNLLNTYHWRAHDVDQCTVWRGWFTPRGEDSDVIRRLAIQDRATTVEEDIHLVESVYRGLQSRGYKPGPLVLDPACGLNSEHSVYALQQWMREAVDDRDLNSS
- a CDS encoding FAD-dependent oxidoreductase, which translates into the protein MVPSHARVVIIGGGIMGCGLAYHLAHEGWSDVVLLEKAELTSGSTWHAAGQITHSTSSFALGTCVGYNINLYSRVLEKETGQSVTWHGCGSLRLAYTEDEVDWLHQTISVGKGLGFPMGLVGPEQIRELHPFYNLDGVRAALHTPDDGHVDPAGAALALAKGARQLGVRIIRQCRAMNVTQAASGEWLVETEAGGITCEHVVNAGGTYARQMALWSGYDLPATSMTHHYLITDTVPEFQDLDKELPVVRDDRLVSGYIRMEQKSGLIGIYEKANPNTVWEDHCPWDAEHELFEPDYDRIMPWLESAMGRMPVLADLGIKRAVHGAISHPPDGNPLIGPAPGLRNYWCCCGTQIGIGWGPGLTRELARWMVHGASDINMREFDPRRFGPYADQKFQIAKAKEDYLLRHEIPFPHFNRLVGRPVKPSPLHDALKSEGAVFEEVCGHERPRWFAPGGTEARDIYGFRRTALHNIIGAEVRAVRERAGTMDISAFAKVEVSGPDAAAFLDALVPNRLPSGPGRIALTHLLTEKGRIELEMTIVRLTADRFYLVCAAFFERRLLDYLTFAHQGEGITIINRSADWGAFTLNGPRAREILSACTGAELTNAGFKWMTAQEITIAGHKLWAFRMSYAGELGWEFHGPPDAILGAFLAVKAAGKAYGVANYGSFAMNAMRMEKGFKGAGELTNEVTLPEADVMRFVRMDKAFRGKAATEIALAKPLRWICTYLEVDGDGTSDGNGGEAVLSNGRQVGTVSSIAYGHGIGKLLAFAYVKADHAAPGSELEVVIMGAPRRATILTAPAHDAENLRPRADAQEAAAQ
- a CDS encoding cytochrome c biogenesis CcdA family protein → MFDVSLMGAFLGGLIVFFSPCILPIVPFYLSYMAGASMSEISAEGALAPGVRLRAFLASVMFSLGIITVFVLLGAAAYGLSQTFRGMQTEFRLFAALVVLVMGLHFLGVFRIGFLNRAFQMDAGNTQNMSVLGAYVVGFAFAAGWTPCVGGVLTAVIFTASTEATAQRGLVLLLVFGVAMTAPFVVASLFIGPFLKFASRFRRHLPKVEKAMGLLMILFAGLIATDSVNYIAQWMLETFPAFQNI
- a CDS encoding zinc-binding dehydrogenase translates to MADIVGGPYRSTLVDILERGGRYTCSGAIAGPMVTPDLRPLYLRDLTLTGSTVIPLDVFDRLMGYIEGGEIRPVLAATYPLCDLREAQQAFIDKQYTGNIVVQP
- a CDS encoding thioredoxin family protein, whose translation is MKRLFATLILTLLPAFVMAATIGDDGLHKQDWMRDTFKDLTEDLAEANAEGKRLVVMVEQRGCIYCTKMHEEVFSRANVASYIRDNFFVVQVNLHGDTELTDFDGETLSEKQAARKWGLLFTPSILFLPEEVEAGATAQSAAVALMPGAFGAGTTLDMFTWVNEKRYGADFDEDFQRYHARRIQERQDGTTD
- a CDS encoding MurR/RpiR family transcriptional regulator, which produces MNKTNVPSPATPADLLETLQSGRLDLTPELRKIADFLLENPYEIGVCSIRQLATKAEVKPNTLVRLSRALGMDSYEAFREVFRDEIRQGRETYPDRARWLQSLAQRGEMGALYAASAESAIDNIESLFAATDHHLIEAAARDIVAARRCYVLGVGVNNAVARNFAYLAGMAIDGVRALPQGGTLPVDGIARAGSRDILIAMTFRPYRREIVEAVAVARAQGVQVIAISDSLACPIMVDAQHRFVVPTDTPQFFISTIALSAFFEVLIAFIIAEAGEDAVTSVDAYHAQRQALGIYVEDKDWHS